One segment of Sesamum indicum cultivar Zhongzhi No. 13 linkage group LG4, S_indicum_v1.0, whole genome shotgun sequence DNA contains the following:
- the LOC105160416 gene encoding ABC transporter G family member 8 has protein sequence MEPPQSPPSPPPPHKTYKLSAAAISYTKSTTTTLFKPCISTPPTYILKDISLTAYPSQILAVVGPSGAGKSTLLDILAARTAPTSGALNLNSAPLVPSVFRKLSAYVPQHDACLPLLTVAETFLFSASLLNPKSSDISTVVSSLLDELRLTHLADTRLAHGLSGGERRRVSIGLCLLHDPAVLILDEPTSGLDSRSALNVMQTLRSITDSRQRTVVLSIHQPGFKILSTVDRILLLAKGSVVHHGTLSSLQAFLLCNGFTVPPQLNALEYAMEILNQLHETEPTSTPSLPPSPENSISSISDTKTKDSVRYRSSRFHEVITLYNRFWKIIYRTKQLLLTNTLQALGVGLVLGTIYINIGFDKSGIEKRLGLFAFTLTFLLSSTTETLPIFINERPILLRETSSGVYRLSSYLMANTLVFLPYLLAIAIIYSISVYFLVGLCATWQAFAYFVLVIWVIVLMANSFVLFLSSIAPNFIAGTSLLTVLLAGFFLFSGYFISKESLPKFWLFMHYLSMYKYALDAMLINEYSCLVSRCLIWFDEKNTTCMVSGRDVLEKRGLHERQRWTNIYILIGFFVIYRILWLMVLMRRVSRSKK, from the coding sequence ATGGAACCACCACAATCTCCTCCCTCTCCGCCTCCGCCCCACAAAACATATAAACTCTCCGCCGCCGCTATCTCGTACACAAagtccaccaccaccaccttatTCAAGCCTTGCATTTCAACCCCACCAACTTATATTCTCAAAGACATCTCCCTCACTGCATACCCATCTCAAATCCTCGCAGTCGTCGGCCCTAGCGGCGCCGGAAAATCCACCCTCCTTGATATTTTAGCTGCCCGCACCGCCCCGACGAGCGGTGCCCTCAACCTCAATTCTGCCCCTCTCGTCCCCTCCGTCTTCCGGAAGCTATCAGCCTATGTTCCTCAGCACGACGCTTGCCTGCCTTTGCTCACTGTTGCTGAAACTTTCTTGTTTTCAGCTAGTTTGCTCAACCCCAAAAGTTCTGATATCTCAACCGTTGTCTCCTCTCTTCTTGATGAGCTCCGACTCACTCACTTGGCCGACACCAGGCTTGCACACGGCCTCTCGGGTGGCGAGCGCCGACGTGTTTCGATAGGGCTTTGCCTCCTTCACGACCCGGCGGTGCTGATTCTTGATGAACCAACTTCAGGGCTCGACAGTAGATCGGCTTTGAACGTAATGCAAACACTGAGATCAATTACAGACTCGCGCCAACGAACTGTGGTTCTGTCAATTCATCAACCAGGTTTCAAGATCCTCTCCACCGTTGATAGGATCCTTCTTCTAGCAAAAGGCTCAGTTGTGCACCACGGTACACTATCTTCTCTTCAAGCTTTCCTACTGTGCAATGGGTTCACAGTCCCTCCACAGCTCAATGCACTGGAGTACGCCATGGAGATACTAAATCAGCTCCATGAAACAGAGCCCACTTCGACACCATCTCTTCCTCCATCGCCTGAAAATTCTATCTCTTCTATCTCTGACACTAAAACAAAAGATTCAGTTCGATACAGAAGTTCTAGATTCCACGAAGTAATAACTCTATATAACAGGTTCTGGAAAATTATTTacagaacaaagcaattacTTTTAACAAACACCTTGCAAGCATTAGGGGTTGGTCTTGTTTTGGGCACCATATACATAAACATTGGATTCGATAAGTCGGGAATTGAGAAGAGATTAGGCTTATTTGCTTTCACTCTAACTTTCCTCCTCTCCTCCACAACCGAAACCCTACCGATTTTCATAAACGAAAGGCCAATTCTTTTACGAGAAACTTCAAGTGGTGTTTACAGGTTGTCGTCGTATCTCATGGCGAACACACTAGTTTTCTTGCCCTACTTGCTCGCCATCGCCATTATTTACTCAATCTCAGTCTACTTCTTAGTGGGTCTCTGCGCAACATGGCAAGCATTCGCATACTTCGTTTTGGTCATTTGGGTTATAGTTCTAATGGCCAACTCATTCGTTCTGTTCTTGAGCTCCATCGCACCGAACTTCATCGCCGGAACATCCCTGTTGACGGTTCTTCTAGCCGGATTCTTCCTCTTCTCGGGCTACTTCATATCTAAAGAAAGCCTGCCCAAGTTCTGGCTTTTCATGCACTACTTGTCCATGTACAAATACGCACTGGACGCAATGCTGATCAACGAGTATTCTTGCCTTGTGTCAAGGTGTTTGATCTGGTTCGACGAGAAGAACACGACGTGCATGGTGAGTGGGCGTGATGTGTTGGAGAAGAGAGGGCTCCATGAAAGGCAGAGGTGGACCAATATCTATATCTTGATCGGATTCTTCGTGATCTATCGGATTCTTTGGCTGATGGTTTTGATGAGAAGGGTGTCAAGATCAAAGAAATGA